GCGCTCACCGTGTCCTTCACCTTCTCCTTCACGGCCTGCATTTCTCGTCGGGTCGAGTTTAGTTTCTCTCCTCCGGCGTCGGCGCTCGTTCGTTGCACTTGCTGCGAGTTGTGTTAAGCTAGCACAGTGACACGTCCGTCCTTTTTAAagcgcggcgaggaggagccATGGCATGCACTGACCCATCCACGTGGCCAGATGCATGCAGGACGTCTGGGCGACACGGGGCATGCTTTCAGAGACAAAGTGCCACGTGGCTCGGGAAAGTTTGGAGAGACACGACACCATAAAGAGGACTGTATCACTCGTTTCATTTCTCCTTTCTCAGAGTTCAAGCTAGGTGAACTAGCAGGTACATACTTAGACTTGATATCTGGTAGATCGAAACTTAGCTGAAACGATTTCCATAAACAAGTAGGAGTATTTCCTTTCCTCTTGAGCAGCATACAGGCCAAAGGCTTAGCCATACTTTAGATTGCttttgaaaatatatttatcaTGGCGTTCCCCACTGAATAAATCGACAGCAGCACCCGGACCGATACGAACGATCAGCTCATAAGTACAATAGCCAACGAACATATGTTATGGCTCTTGCTTAATCTCATGACGCATGCACCTCAGATGTTTaaacaagaaacattcaacaatcTAAGACGCATATGTACAGATTTGAAATGCCAATGAACACCACAGGCAAAAAGCCTGGACACAACAACAGATTATTGCCTGAATCAGAGTAAAATGGCAACAGCATCTATAACATAGATAGAATCTATAACATGGTGGGATGGATGAACTGGTCAGACTCTTATTTATCGCACACCAGCCTCCTAATTAATTCCCCAAGGTAAAGAGGAGGACAACATGCTTCTCATGACATCTCTTTGCTTACAATTTCCTTAAATACGACCTCCATGGCAAACAGCTCTAAGCAAGAACTGCATCGCCACAGGCATTGGAGGTCAGGGGACAAAATGGGACCAACATAAAACGTTGGTCAACCATCTTTGCTTGACGACTCATATATGACATCCATGTAGTTATGGATTGTAGGCAAGTCTAGGCCAGGGAACCTATGAGGGGCGTCGGGGTGGAACTCAATCTTGATGAACGGCCATTTCATGACCTGTGCTGCGCTGCATTCTTCGTGCCCGTCTCCGATTGCACAGAAGCGAACATTTGGACCATCAAATCGCTCCTTGATCCATCTGAAGCACTGCAGCTTCCCCACTTCCCATGAACTGTAAActgcaaaacaaaacaaaacaaagtaTTAACAACTTCATGTAATTGTTTACACCTAACCATTTGATGTATGGTCTGCTAGAAGTACTTCGAGTAGCAGATCGATTAGTAACAAGAGCAGCCTTGTACAACGTTTTATAAAGCATTGAGAGCCAAGATCACTAATCCGTTGGCAGAATAGAAGTGTATTATAACTACTTATCCGATAGATTCATGGCTTGCCAAGTGCTATATGCAACAGAAAATAAGTGCTCGAAGGGGTGTTCCAGAATTGGAGGCATACCATTCTCAGATGAGACCACGTCATCCAGGCGATACAGCAAACATTTGGCAAGACTAGGAATCAGCGACCCTGATGTGACTATGTAATTGATGCTTGAAGAGTTAGCAGTAGGCGACGCTGCTGATTTGCCCATTGCTTCTTCCAACAATTTATGAGCTGCGTAATAGGATAACAGTGTTCAAGTATCTAATGGTAAAAATGATAGATTGAACTAAACTACAAGTTATTAGGTAAAGCTTTGCTCCTTTCTAGCGCTCCAATGTAATGTTGCTCCTGGCTTCTGCCCATAAATTGAGGTGCAGATACTAGTCCACAAATTTCAGTAAGCTTATGAACCCAGACTGATCACAACCCCAGACTAAGTTCATAGTACAGTGTCTAGACCACCCTTTTGATCAGTGGGGAAAAGGTTATTGGGCTAACAAGAGTGTCAGTCAGCAGTGGGTAAGTATTGGTTGGAGAGCAAGCTATATCCAAGGTAACAGTAGACAGCATACCCCAGCAAGAGTTAGACTATTATTTATGGAAGCAATAGAAATGTTGAATTGGAGGTGCAACATCTATTCAACTCTTATACTATGTTCCCTCCATAGCAGTCCGACTGTCCATCTACTTTATGCGTGCGGACTCACGGAAAAACACACAATAAATTCTTTAGTTCACTAATGGAAGCAACAATCTCCAATCAATCAAACGCATATTGCAAAACAGATAGGCCTacatttatattatattattatgtaaTATTAGGCTCTGGCATATTGTGTACAGACTCACAGAAAAACACACAATAAATTCTTCAGTTCACTAATGGAAGCAACAATCTCCAATCAATCAAACACATATTGCGAAACAGATGGGCCTATATTTATATTATACAATTATGTAATATTAGGCTCTGGCAGATCGTTCTTGGTTCAAAACTCATATAGCTTAGATGATAGCCCATATTTGGATTCATCAACAACACTGAAAAGCCATACTTTTCTCCACCGATTGTTAAGTAAAAAATCAGAAGCACATCGTTTTGGAGATGATGTAGGCCCAttgtcattgtcattgtctcAGTACTAAAAATAATCAACAAAAAAACTAGTACAAATGAGAATACCTGAAGAAAGCCAGCCATCAGTATAGTTGTCAGTCAAACTATACAGATCATTCCAGACTTTGACCATCTGTTGGTCCAGAATTTTATCCAAACCCTAGAAACACCAAAATATCCCAGTTTAGTGATCACAAACATCCCATTAATGGAAGTATTTGAAATTAATGCTAATAAATCTAGAGAAGAACAATACAAAGACAACTGAAAGGTGCTTATTTAATAATGTTGCTCTGAAAAAATTCCAGTACATAACTTTTAGAACCCAGTTACTTACTGTTAATAAACTAAATTTTTGCTAAGATCAAAATCTCTTTACAAAAGAGTCTTCAATGATGCACGACCTCCCAGTGAAAACTGCAGAAGGGAgccctcattttttttttttggggatCCAGCTACAAAGTTCAGCTACCTAATACTACAATCTACAAGATGGACATACTTTTTTTGACATCTCCCTGTTGCCACCTTGACACAAAGATTACACTCCAAACCCATTTTTCACAGTGTGGcaactattttaaaatatacagACAAGTCCGTAAATCAATCCAGAAAATGGAGACTGTTACCATAGGCATTCTCATCTAGTTACATTGGCTGTGAAATTACATTCTTGTGAAATGAAACAAAAGTAATCCGGGCACTGCACCTTGCCATATTTAGAAGGTCTACTCTTCAATACATTCATAAAGTTCCTATTGCGAGGTTGTCATGTGCCTTTCCATATCAATAGGAATGCAATAACATGGAGACCATAAGTGAtagaaaaaagatacaaagCTGAATCATCTTATGAAGCAAAACCTTTAAGGGAAATAGTGCAAGATAAGGTAATTCTTGTTACACCTTTGAATATTTCTCTCTAATAGCACGATGCCTGTAAGCCAGCTTCCTTTTGTTCACATCATCATAAGGTGAACTAAAACAGTCAGCCTCAAAATCATATGAGGTCAAGTCTTTCCCATCATCATATTCACTCAAGGCATTGAGAAAGGGTTCATTGTAATTCTCAATCTGCATTGGTGCGAAACAACCAGACCagttaaaaaaaatgagcaTAAAAAAGGCAAACAACATGTCCGATACTGTGCAGCTAAATTACTTAGCCAGGCCAGTGAAGAAAACAACAAGCACTAACTGAGCAGGCAAGATAGATGAATGATGTGAAGTATGATGTCAGGTAAAATTTCATCTGTGGAACAAAAAATATGAGTGGCTTTCAAAGGAATAGCTACATTGCAATCTTAGTGGGGAAACAGGATATCAGCAGGGACAATTCAATTTTTAGAATCAACATATTAGGCATCCTAAAGAATCTGTAtacaacttttaaaacttttagTAGCTGCATGGTTCTGGAAAAGATAAGCAATGGAACATACATACAATCTGTTCATAAGCACAGTGATCCAGTAAGTAGTGAGCATGTTTGAGTTTAGGTGCTGACTGACCTCCTCGTAAAAGAAGTGCTCATCGCAGAGTTCAAGAATGAGGTTCTCCCACCGCTTCCCTATTTCAATACTTCTATCACAGTCCTTCAGGCCGTCAAAAGCCCCAGCATACGACCCATCCAGCAGTGACTTGAGCAAAATAAGTGTCTCATCCATGTCCCATATGTACACCATCATAGGCTGGTCCGTCACAGAATTGGTTGAAGCTTGGTCGGTAGCCACAGCAGGGACAGCCTCATCCATTTCACTTCTGTTCAAGTACCGGACTAGGTCACACTACAATCCATAATTGCAGGCGAGTATCAAAATTCAGGTAATTTCGATTTGTTATACCATGAAAAGGTGCCCCTGACAGTTACAAAAGTTACTATTTGTGCACCATATATTATTGCTAAAACATGATACGAGCCATGGTATCTGATCTTGAAacttgaaaagaaaaatcatgCATGAACCAACTAAAATATTcaaaaaaaagttatttttcaTCTCTTCCCCTGTTCCAGATTGGCCCCTGTTCCTTGTCTCGTCGTGCTGCCGTCACCAAATCAAGAAGGGTCCTTTATTTTGCGTCTGGTACACGGATAATCCGTTTGAAACTAAACACAAGGTCGGCCCGATACGACAACATGTCGACAAAACTGATCCACTCTAGAGCCTACCCGATAGGCAGCGAGTGCGTGCGGGCAGGTCCATTCCCTATAGAGCCCCCAATTGTGCACTCTACTCTGCATGGTGCACACGCAATCGAGTGGAACAAACCAGGTCAGCCAGCAAGCTGAAGCAATTCAAGCAGCAGCAGGACAGAACAAATTCTCCTAGCTTGCTGTGATACATATGCTACGGGTCAGAGgagcggatctaccaccccGGCGAGCTCTGGAGGCCGCCAGAGGTGGCCGGCGGCGGAGCAACAACCACCCCCCTCCGGTGGCAGATCTACGACCCCGAGCGAAGCAACGGCGAGGGAGAAAACCATCAGAAACGCAGTCTCCCTCGATCAgcatcggggggggggggggggggatagaaGGGGAGCGCTGACATACGTTGCGATGGGAAGCCGCGTGCGGAAGGCAGAAGCCGAAACCGAGAGCTCCGGCCGTCGAATGCGAGACGCGTGCGGCAGGAAGAAGGCAGAAGCCGTGACG
The sequence above is drawn from the Phragmites australis chromosome 10, lpPhrAust1.1, whole genome shotgun sequence genome and encodes:
- the LOC133931004 gene encoding eyes absent homolog, producing the protein MDEAVPAVATDQASTNSVTDQPMMVYIWDMDETLILLKSLLDGSYAGAFDGLKDCDRSIEIGKRWENLILELCDEHFFYEEIENYNEPFLNALSEYDDGKDLTSYDFEADCFSSPYDDVNKRKLAYRHRAIREKYSKGLDKILDQQMVKVWNDLYSLTDNYTDGWLSSAHKLLEEAMGKSAASPTANSSSINYIVTSGSLIPSLAKCLLYRLDDVVSSENVYSSWEVGKLQCFRWIKERFDGPNVRFCAIGDGHEECSAAQVMKWPFIKIEFHPDAPHRFPGLDLPTIHNYMDVIYESSSKDG